One Fusobacterium ulcerans DNA segment encodes these proteins:
- a CDS encoding helix-turn-helix domain-containing protein — MSKTAEILKISRKTLQLKIKELKIRECNIS, encoded by the coding sequence ATTTCTAAAACTGCTGAGATACTGAAAATTTCAAGAAAAACTTTGCAGTTAAAGATTAAAGAATTAAAAATAAGAGAGTGTAACATATCTTGA
- a CDS encoding toxin-antitoxin system YwqK family antitoxin, which translates to MKVYKIDFSFDNNEPVFGAKENFKIENSKFTKEEIVDFLNWIDINDFSLMEEIKMRERRNMSIGDLKIYINLMTEDKISELPDMMYIAGFGETILLSEKAKEYIQKKYKDKNIEYIEVYYKNIPLYIMNVMESEECYVKGSPEIDDQYMLDFSKIKDNDIFRAREVGNFKRAILGIYCNENFKKYIEKSDLKGYKFIEIRDINDGIPMQEEKEEYIFKEEPTRELYPNGNLKYEGTIWKGYRINKWRYFHEDGSLEMEGNFGGKDAEILEIGEQTGEWKYYYKNGNIKTIFF; encoded by the coding sequence ATGAAAGTATATAAAATTGATTTTAGTTTTGATAATAATGAACCTGTATTTGGAGCAAAAGAAAATTTTAAAATAGAAAATTCTAAATTTACAAAAGAAGAAATAGTAGATTTTTTAAATTGGATTGATATTAATGACTTTTCTCTAATGGAGGAAATAAAAATGAGAGAAAGAAGAAACATGTCAATAGGTGATTTGAAAATATATATTAATTTAATGACAGAAGATAAAATTTCTGAATTACCAGATATGATGTATATTGCAGGATTTGGAGAAACAATACTATTATCAGAAAAAGCAAAAGAGTATATTCAAAAAAAATATAAGGATAAAAATATTGAATATATAGAAGTTTATTATAAAAATATTCCATTGTATATTATGAATGTAATGGAAAGTGAAGAATGTTATGTAAAAGGATCTCCTGAAATAGATGACCAATATATGCTTGATTTTTCAAAAATAAAAGATAATGATATTTTTAGAGCTAGAGAGGTTGGAAACTTCAAACGTGCTATTTTAGGAATCTATTGTAATGAAAATTTTAAAAAATATATAGAAAAGAGTGATTTAAAAGGATATAAGTTTATAGAAATCAGAGATATAAATGATGGTATTCCAATGCAAGAAGAGAAGGAAGAATATATTTTCAAAGAAGAGCCTACAAGAGAACTTTATCCAAATGGGAATTTAAAATATGAAGGAACTATTTGGAAAGGATATAGGATAAATAAATGGAGATATTTTCATGAGGATGGAAGTCTTGAGATGGAAGGAAATTTTGGTGGAAAAGATGCCGAGATATTGGAAATAGGAGAACAAACAGGAGAATGGAAATATTACTATAAAAATGGAAATATTAAAACAATTTTCTTTTAA
- a CDS encoding ATP-binding protein, which yields MKKLKRRSFVSQMLFLFILFHLISVILFSYFLFQQDRKQSNENLEDTLNEIAREKSQLISLVIERIENEAENLARWTENYLEDEEITKLSDEYYTSERGVLVRKDKNRLEKGSSVFLPKNQKIDEKMISMIMQSEKLDVQFRQAAKNIPYISWQAIPMLNGFLRVYPYSEMNMYSSEHMQLNDPFYIEALKQSSSKKSIWSEPYLDFMGTGWCITCTHPIYVNDEVIGFTSIDVNFETIQKDFMEDFRLGKSGISFLLYNSGEIIYHPGVPLSSKTKGDLARINIIKDTNLSPEYKKALEKVVRDKSGVVRYKDGSTENVIVYSSIEGLPWKIAVEVDQNEFASIKIFTWKSLLYLVGLSIILLFFFTYFLLKNYSKPVLSLVGRARKISEGNYEINASDFYYDEINELSMAFDSMSLSIKAYIDELIQKNTEIKTIFNSIGGLLMIVDSECRIILLNEKGLQLIGKSLTEVVGKKCYDVIAAQSCICPECKLKKVMEEGREDISIIPIKDKIFEISYYPINGKEKNSREVVVYSYDITERIIIEKELSQKEKMAGIGQLSSAIAHELKTPIAVIKGSVYLLRNYMKNIENKKIENQLNIINETLSEAEEIIMNLLDYSRISKLEEREIDIEKLIEQIIFISRKESSRINVKIERNFSHSPFIYKGKVEPIKQVFLNIFTNALTALKNGGNLLIEGKNIMRNRKKYIVVSIIDDGPGIDDKIKATIFDPFVTTSSDSLNTGLGLWITKKILENMNGDIEISSIKGSGTAVHIFLPVN from the coding sequence ATGAAAAAGCTTAAGAGGCGTTCTTTTGTTTCGCAAATGTTATTTTTATTTATTTTGTTTCATTTAATATCTGTCATATTATTTAGTTATTTTTTATTTCAGCAGGATAGAAAGCAATCAAATGAAAATCTGGAAGACACGCTAAATGAAATTGCGAGAGAGAAATCTCAATTAATATCTCTAGTTATAGAAAGAATTGAAAATGAAGCAGAAAATCTTGCTAGATGGACAGAAAATTATTTAGAAGATGAAGAGATTACAAAATTATCTGATGAGTATTATACATCTGAAAGAGGAGTTTTAGTCAGGAAAGATAAAAATAGACTTGAAAAAGGTTCATCTGTTTTTCTGCCTAAAAATCAGAAAATTGATGAAAAAATGATTTCAATGATTATGCAGTCAGAAAAATTAGATGTTCAATTTAGGCAGGCTGCTAAAAATATTCCATACATATCATGGCAAGCTATTCCAATGCTTAATGGATTTTTAAGGGTTTATCCTTATTCTGAAATGAATATGTATTCTTCAGAACATATGCAGTTGAATGACCCATTTTATATAGAGGCATTGAAGCAGAGTTCCAGCAAAAAATCAATATGGTCAGAACCATATCTTGATTTTATGGGAACTGGCTGGTGTATTACCTGCACTCATCCGATATATGTAAATGATGAGGTAATTGGTTTTACAAGTATAGATGTAAATTTTGAAACTATTCAAAAAGATTTTATGGAAGACTTCAGACTTGGAAAGTCAGGAATTTCTTTTCTTTTATATAATTCAGGGGAAATCATATATCATCCTGGGGTTCCTCTTTCTTCTAAAACTAAAGGGGATCTGGCTCGAATCAATATAATAAAGGATACAAATCTAAGTCCTGAATACAAGAAAGCTCTGGAAAAAGTAGTAAGAGACAAGAGCGGAGTAGTTAGATACAAAGATGGAAGTACAGAAAATGTAATAGTATATTCTTCAATAGAGGGGCTCCCTTGGAAAATAGCAGTAGAAGTTGATCAGAATGAATTTGCTTCAATTAAAATTTTTACATGGAAGTCATTGCTCTATCTAGTAGGGTTATCTATCATACTTCTTTTCTTTTTTACATATTTTTTATTGAAAAATTATTCAAAACCAGTTCTTTCTCTAGTAGGAAGAGCGAGAAAAATATCAGAAGGTAATTATGAAATAAATGCAAGTGATTTCTATTATGATGAGATCAATGAATTGTCTATGGCATTTGATTCAATGAGCTTGAGTATAAAGGCATATATTGATGAACTTATACAGAAAAACACAGAAATAAAAACGATATTTAATAGTATAGGCGGACTTCTAATGATTGTTGATAGTGAATGTAGAATAATTTTGCTCAATGAAAAAGGACTTCAGTTAATAGGAAAAAGCCTGACAGAGGTTGTAGGGAAAAAATGCTATGATGTGATTGCTGCCCAAAGCTGTATCTGTCCAGAGTGCAAATTAAAAAAAGTTATGGAAGAAGGAAGAGAAGATATCTCCATCATTCCAATAAAAGATAAAATATTTGAAATATCCTATTATCCAATTAATGGAAAAGAAAAAAATTCAAGAGAAGTTGTAGTATACAGCTATGATATAACTGAAAGAATTATTATAGAAAAAGAACTTTCTCAAAAAGAAAAAATGGCAGGAATAGGGCAGCTGTCTTCAGCTATTGCCCATGAATTAAAAACTCCAATTGCTGTTATAAAGGGTTCTGTATATTTACTGAGAAATTATATGAAAAATATAGAAAATAAAAAAATAGAAAACCAGCTCAATATAATAAATGAAACATTGTCTGAAGCTGAAGAAATAATAATGAATCTTCTTGACTATTCAAGAATTTCCAAGCTGGAAGAGAGGGAAATTGATATAGAAAAATTAATAGAACAGATAATATTTATTTCAAGAAAAGAAAGTTCTCGTATAAATGTAAAAATAGAAAGAAACTTTTCTCACTCTCCATTTATCTATAAGGGAAAAGTTGAGCCAATTAAACAGGTATTTTTAAATATCTTCACTAATGCATTAACAGCACTAAAGAATGGAGGGAATTTATTAATAGAAGGAAAAAATATAATGAGAAACCGGAAAAAATATATTGTTGTATCAATTATTGATGATGGACCTGGAATTGATGATAAGATTAAAGCCACTATATTTGACCCTTTTGTTACAACGTCTTCAGATTCTTTAAATACAGGTTTGGGATTGTGGATTACTAAGAAAATCTTAGAAAATATGAATGGAGATATTGAAATCTCAAGTATAAAAGGTTCAGGAACAGCTGTCCATATTTTTCTGCCAGTGAACTAA